The genomic stretch TGGAACCGATGTAGCCCCAGTCGTTTGTATGTCGCCGTCTCCTATAACTATTCCAGTCAAGCTAACCGGCTCTTCAGTCAACAAGGATAGCGACAACGAGCTCATTGGAAATCCAAACACTACCAGCACTGCATCGGCTCCCGCTTTCACGGACGCATCGCTTTTTGTTCCTAGCGCTGACTCCAGTGACAAGGAGATGGGATTCACAAGCGATCCTTCCTCAAACCAAGTCACTAACAAGTTCGTCTGGTATGggaacttcctccttgtGGAGAATGACTCTGGGGAGTACACCTCGTTGTTTTCTGTCAAGAAAAGCTCGTCGcacgatgaggatggaagCTATGATCTGTACTGGAACGTCACGGACTCGGATGAAGAGGTCATCACTATTTCCATGAGGTCGGTTGCACCTTCCAATGCGTAGAGTTTTATCTACGTCGGACAAATGCGTGGCCGTCTGCTAGGCTGATAGTTGCTGTTGTGTGTGGATGATACTTGGACTGTCCTTCTCTCGTATATGTTCCAAGACTTCTTGcaattcccttctttcctaGCCTTTGTTTTGtattgtctttctcttcttattaCCAATTGCCCACCTTCCTTTGTGCTTAGATATAATATAGGCGTTGCCACTTTTGTAGGCGCTCCTATATATAACAATTTCTCACAACCGCTTTTCTACATCTAATGTATGTTTCCGTGAATGATGTTCATGTCTGCTTGACCTTCCAATGGCTGAAAGCCTACACAATGTATCTAAAGCTGCGGTTTTGGATATCCGTCTCATCGGCGTGGTCCAAGCCCTCATCGGTGTGCAGGTCAATCTCACGGGTTTCTTCCGGATTGATATGCACTCCCTGCTGCTTATCACGTCGCCTATTCTCCCACCCCAAGTAGACTCGAAACACAACCGCCGAGGCCATGGCTATAGCATAACAAATCACGATGGTGGTGTAGGCagtctatatatagagcGCCGCGTCAGCATTTCTTTCATCCCATCGAGAGTGGGCCCGATTATGACTTAGTACGTACAGGATAGTACGGTGCTTCCGAGTCCTTGAAAAACTGGGGGCCGATCAAGTTTCCAACACAGTACCCCACGAAGATCAATGCCGCAACGGTCGACTTTTTGGTGAATCCGGCCGTGTTACTCGCGTGGAGGGAAAGCATGAGGGGGAAAACTGGCGCGATCGCCGAAGACATCCAGTAACCGGCGAGCCGGGACAGCTTCTGTTCCGATGGAAGCAATTTGACCATCAGGATACCCGCGAGGGCCATAGCAAATATCATGATAATTGCAACTAGGCGGGACTTGCGGACGTTCGTGCAGAATATGGTCGCTAGTAAGACGACTACCAATTGAAATGCCGAAGCGGGAAGACCCATAAGAATGGTTTGGTATTTATCGTAGCCAAAACCAGCGATCAGGAGAGATTGAAACTTCTAGTTGTCAGCTTATCGTTTGAAGCACGAGCCTGATGATAAGCATCTGTAGTAGAAAACAGGGGTTGAATCCAAGCCTGGGATATACATACGCTAGTCGTGCCGCCATTTGGAACACAGATGACGAATGAGAAAATAAGTAACCACCATGTTTTAGGATCCGTAAAGGATTCAATGAATTGATCGCGGTCCCATTTCCTAGTCTGGGTTGTTCGTTGAAACTTCTTCGGTCGCAGTGAAGCAAATTCACGttcagaagaagagaggaagtgTGCATTTGATGGAGAGTCTGGCAGGTAAAACCACAATACAACCGACCATGCCACGGTTATTAGGccaaaaataagaaacaGCATCTACATAGTTGATAAGCTCATTTACGGATAGATTCGGGCGGAAGGGTAGGCAAACCTTCCATTGTGAGAAGTGGTCCTGATAATGCGCAATACCGTAAGCAATCAGCGACCCGATGATGCTGAAACTGGCATTTCCTGCGAACCAAAATGTGTGACGAGAGACGTGCTCTGGTGGTGTGTACCACATTCCAGTTATCAATGAGAAGCCTGGGCTGATAGCGCTCTCAAACACACCCAAGAAGGTTCGTAAGACCATCAGCCCGGCATAATTGTTAGCAACAGCGTGGAGAGTCAAGATAGCGCCCCAGAGGAAACTAGAGCTTCTCAGCGAGATGAATTCATCATCGAACAAGTTCAACCCACATGAGTAAGCTAAGGTATTTCCCCAGAGGGAACTTGACGAATCCAAGTGAAATTGGATACGAAGCCGCGAGATAGCCTATGTAAAAGATACTCGATGCCCAACTGTATTCTTGCCCGACAAGGTTCTTTCGGTGGTCAGTATAACTGCCAATATTTAACCGTCAAGGGGAGCAGTAATAACATACCAGATCCTCCTTTAAGCCTAGAATTGCACTGTAGGATAGACTTGTCTCTGTGGAGATTATAAGCGTCGCACGCCAACTGAATTAAGTGGATAATGCTGTACTGACTGTCCAGGAACTGAAGGCCGTAACTAATAATGAGGAGTGGCATCAAACTAATGATGTGAGTCAGGAAGGTCCACCATTAAATCACGAAGTTAACTCACTGAAGATCGATCTTCCTCACCagtctcttttcctcttccgggCCAAGTACATCAACCGATCCACGTTCTTTCTGTCCGTCGACAGTGTCCGAAGGCGCGGTACATTTTGTTTCCCGGTCAATACAAGATCGAGGCTTTTCCGCCATGACAAACGACAACGGCTGAGACCTAGTCTAGTGATCCCTTGTTCGCGATTGCTAAGGTGTGAAATTGACTGCAAACCAAAGTCAAGGTCAAGATGGGCGAGAGATAGAAGAGTTAAGATACCGGGTCGGGCACCCCGATTTTATACAAGAGAGTCGATAAGAACAGATACATTGAACCTAAGATGTCGTGGATAAGAAGTGACAGGCGAAGGAACTCGGTTCAAGCGTGGCCATTAGGTTGGGAGGTTCGTTGCCGGTAATCGACAGCCCCTTGCTTTCGGTGTGGAGATGATGCCCTACACTGATAATCAGGACGAGATGATTGGCTTGTTTAATCGACGGGAGAGGGCCGAGGTCGGGGCGAAGCGTCAGTGGCGGACCTCCCGACTCCGGCTTTTAAAAGACTGTCTCCACCCCCGCAAATTGCGGGCAACCCCCAGCTTGTTGACCTTCACCACAAAGAGATCTTTCCAGTCGAAAAGACCTCTCGTGACAGACTACCGAGTGTCAATCGAACGGCATTAGCCAACCATACGAGGGATACGTTCATTGAGGACGCCAAGACTGCAGGGATGCCAGGAGAAAGgcgggaaaggaaaaggcaaacCGCTGCAGCCAAACAGTCTTATCCCAGTTCACCATCAACTATTCGTCGGACGGCGTGCATGGTAACTGGAGAGtgtctctttgcttcctGCACGAGCTGAAAAATTCTTCTAAGTGCGGGGTCTGAAAGATGGGTTATGATCCACCCTCGATGCACAGGATCGCGTGTCTCAACTCCCCCGATGAACAGAGACCACTGAAACCTTTCCAGCAATTGGATGGGCCCGAGGGCCACTGCACTGTATGCAGCAGTGACCAATGAGCTGAGAGCGCAGCTGACTTCTTCCGGAACAGGGTCAGTG from Aspergillus oryzae RIB40 DNA, chromosome 1 encodes the following:
- a CDS encoding uncharacterized protein (permease of the major facilitator superfamily), producing the protein MAEKPRSCIDRETKCTAPSDTVDGQKERGSVDVLGPEEEKRLVRKIDLHLMPLLIISYGLQFLDKTSLSYSAILGLKEDLNLVGQEYSWASSIFYIGYLAASYPISLGFVKFPLGKYLSLLIFLWGAILTLHAVANNYAGLMVLRTFLGVFESAISPGFSLITGMWYTPPEHVSRHTFWFAGNASFSIIGSLIAYGIAHYQDHFSQWKMLFLIFGLITVAWSVVLWFYLPDSPSNAHFLSSSEREFASLRPKKFQRTTQTRKWDRDQFIESFTDPKTWWLLIFSFVICVPNGGTTSFQSLLIAGFGYDKYQTILMGLPASAFQLVVVLLATIFCTNVRKSRLVAIIMIFAMALAGILMVKLLPSEQKLSRLAGYWMSSAIAPVFPLMLSLHASNTAGFTKKSTVAALIFVGYCVGNLIGPQFFKDSEAPYYPTAYTTIVICYAIAMASAVVFRVYLGWENRRRDKQQGVHINPEETREIDLHTDEGLDHADETDIQNRSFRYIV